Proteins encoded within one genomic window of Pygocentrus nattereri isolate fPygNat1 chromosome 7, fPygNat1.pri, whole genome shotgun sequence:
- the LOC108437986 gene encoding extracellular calcium-sensing receptor-like: protein MCFVSYLYLCIIWSSSAFFSHSSSPVPDSTSGSGSCQLRGHFNLNGMYQDGDLILGGLFEVHFLTVFPELSFTSEPEQPYCEQFDMASFQQAQTMAFAIDEINRNPKLLPNITLGYHMYDNCVKLAVAFRAAMALLSGTDEATSSVDCTGSPPVIGIVGDPGSTHSIAISSVLGLFRVPMVSYFATCSCLSHRRQYPSFFRTIPSDAFQVHAITQILKRFSWTWVGLVYSDDDYGIHAAHAFHQDVQVQLSGCVAYSEMLPRDNNRKDVRRIVEAIKASTARVVVVISTEAYLLPLMDEVALRNVTGRQWIASEAWATSPVFLTRRLLPYLGGTLGIAIRRGEIQGLRDFLLRLQPDSHPKNNMVQNFWEEMFGCTFDSGSIQADGEEEKKVCTGEEKLRNTDTAYTDISELRASYNVYKAVYALAHALHDLTTCKEGKGPFNGHICASLGNIQPWQVVDYLQKVNFTTGFGDHVSFDKDGNALAIYDVMNWQPNPDGSIKVHTVGMVDEASQADYVLTLDEDALFWNFESKKVPRSVCSESCPPGTRRARRKGLPICCFDCLPCTDGEISNVTDSTECTACPEEFWSSPEKDRCVPKEVEFLSYEEPLGISLTTASLFGSCFCAGVLGIFARHRHTPVVRANNSELSFLLLLSLKLCFMCVLLFIGQPQLWTCQLRHVAFGISFVLSVSSILVKTMVVVAVFKSSRPGGQSAMKWFGVAQQRGTVLVLTAFQVAICAAWLATASPTPYKNTRYVSSKIVYECAVGSVLWFATLLGYIGLLAAVSFLLAFLARNLPDNFNEAKFITFSMLIFCAVWITFVPAYISSPGKYSVAVEVFAILASSFGLLVAIFAPKCYIILLHPERNTKQAIMGRTTQKK from the exons ATGTGCTTTGTTTCATACCTGTATCTGTGCATTATTTGGAGTTCTTCAGCAttcttctctcactcttcaTCCCCAGTCCCAGACTCAACGTCTGGGTCAGGCTCCTGCCAGCTGCGGGGGCATTTCAATCTTAATGGGATGTACCAGGATGGAGACCTGATTCTGGGGGGCCTGTTTGAGGTCCACTTTCTCACTGTGTTCCCAGAGCTTAGCTTCACCAGTGAACCGGAACAGCCCTACTGTGAACA GTTTGACATGGCAAGTTTCCAGCAGGCACAGACTATGGCTTTTGCTATTGATGAAATCAACAGAAATCCCAAACTACTGCCCAATATCACTCTAGGCTACCACATGTATGATAACTGCGTGAAGCTTGCGGTTGCATTCCGGGCAGCTATGGCCTTACTCAGTGGGACAGATGAAGCCACTTCCAGTGTAGACTGCACTGGATCTCCCCCAGTGATTGGGATAGTGGGGGACCCAGGATCCACTCACTCTATCGCTATTTCTAGTGTGCTGGGGCTGTTTCGAGTACCCATG GTCAGCTACTTCGCCACCTGCTCATGCCTCAGTCACCGGCGTCAGTACCCCTCCTTCTTCAGGACCATTCCCAGTGACGCCTTCCAAGTGCATGCTATCACCCAGATCCTGAAGCGATTCAGCTGGACGTGGGTGGGCCTGGTCTACAGTGACGATGACTATGGTATCCATGCTGCACACGCCTTCCACCAGGACGTGCAGGTCCAGCTCAGTGGCTGTGTAGCTTACTCTGAAATGCTGCCACGAGACAACAACCGCAAGGACGTGAGACGCATTGTTGAAGCGATTAAAGCCTCCACAGCAAGGGTAGTGGTGGTCATCTCCACTGAGGCTTATCTGTTGCCACTTATGGATGAAGTGGCTCTTAGGAACGTCACTGGCAGGCAGTGGATTGCCAGTGAAGCCTGGGCCACCTCACCAGTCTTCCTCACCCGACGTCTGCTGCCATACCTTGGGGGCACACTTGGTATCGCCATCCGTCGTGGGGAGATCCAGGGACTACGGGACTTCCTGCTTCGCCTTCAACCAGACAGTCATCCTAAAAACAACATGGTACAGAACTTCTGGGAGGAAATGTTTGGATGTACATTTGATTCTGGAAGTATACAGGCTGatggagaagaggagaaaaaagtgtgcacaggagaagaaaaactcagaaacacagacacagcataCACAGATATATCTGAATTAAGGGCTTCCTATAATGTATACAAGGCTGTTTATGCTCTGGCGCATGCCCTGCATGACTTGACAACATGCAAAGAGGGAAAAGGGCCTTTTAATGGACATATCTGTGCCAGCTTAGGCAACATACAGCCCTGGCAG GTTGTCGATTACCTGCAGAAAGTGAACTTCACTACTGGCTTTGGAGACCATGTATCATTTGACAAAGATGGTAATGCTCTGGCCATCTATGATGTCATGAACTGGCAGCCAAACCCAGATGGGTCAATCAAGGTCCATACAGTCGGCATGGTGGATGAGGCTTCGCAAGCAGATTATGTCCTCACACTAGATGAGGACGCACTGTTCTGGAACTTTGAATCAAAAAAA GTGCCCAGGTCTGTGTGCAGTGAAAGTTGCCCCCCTGGCACCAGAAGAGCCAGAAGGAAAGGCCTGCCCATCTGCTGCTTTGATTGTCTGCCATGTACAGATGGAGAAATCAGCAACGTAACAG ATTCTACTGAGTGTACAGCATGCCCTGAGGAGTTCTGGTCCAGCCCAGAGAAGGACCGCTGTGTCCCTAAAGAGGTGGAGTTTCTGTCCTATGAGGAGCCGCTTGGTATATCCTTGACAACGGCCTCCCTTTTCGGCTCCTGCTTCTGTGCAGGGGTTCTAGGCATTTTTGCACGTCACCGACACACCCCTGTTGTTCGTGCCAACAACTCAGAGCTAAgctttctgctgctgctgtcactcaaaTTGTGCTTCATGTGTGTCCTTCTGTTCATTGGCCAGCCACAGCTGTGGACATGCCAGCTGAGGCACGTGGCATTCGGCATCAGCTTTGTTCTGAGTGTTTCCAGCATCCTGGTCAAGACTATGGTGGTGGTGGCTGTATTTAAGTCATCCCGGCCAGGAGGCCAAAGTGCCATGAAGTGGTTTGGAGTGGCCCAACAGAGAGGGACCGTGTTGGTCCTCACAGCCTTCCAGGTGGCCATATGTGCAGCCTGGCTGGCTACAGCATCTCCCACACCCTATAAAAACACTCGCTACGTCAGCTCTAAAATAGTATATGAGTGCGCTGTGGGTTCGGTGCTATGGTTTGCAACTCTGTTGGGCTACATTGGTCTGCTGGCTGCTGTGAGCTTCTTGCTGGCATTCTTGGCAAGGAACCTTCCAGATAACTTCAATGAGGCAAAATTCATCACCTTTAGTATGTTAATCTTTTGTGCTGTGTGGATCACTTTTGTTCCTGCATACATCAGCTCTCCAGGAAAGTATTCAGTGGCTGTAGAGGTCTTTGCTATTTTAGCCTCTAGTTTTGGCCTGCTGGTGGCAATATTTGCTCCAAAGTGCTACATCATTCTCTTGCATCCTGAAAGGAACACCAAACAAGCCATAATGGGTCGAACAACACAAAAGAAATAG